A genomic region of Rhodohalobacter sp. SW132 contains the following coding sequences:
- a CDS encoding serine hydrolase — protein MNETIDISLLESIVQNMTKNRNVYGAILCVENGDGSISWSGAAGDLNRENRYFIASVTKLCITTMILMLRNEGQLKLDDKITQYFPEGYLDGLHVLKGTDYTDQITITHLLSNTSGIPDYFSGKQGSGKKAADDLFGGKDEPWPLEKTLEHVKNMTPNFRPGQKGKARYSDTNFQLLGRIIEKVTGNDLADVFKKRIFDELDLTNTYAYRDVNDDSPAQMYYKNRKLHLPNFIASVTAEGGVVSTASELMVFLKAFFNGRFFPKEDLEELKEWNLIWFPGQFYFGIGLEKLWTPRFISPLKPIREIIGCWGQSGAFAFHHPDTDLYFTGTVNQLSGFGHSAAYKAMISIIKSANSGKLYTKSS, from the coding sequence ATGAATGAAACCATAGACATATCACTATTGGAGAGCATTGTTCAGAATATGACAAAAAACAGAAACGTTTATGGCGCCATCCTCTGTGTTGAAAACGGTGACGGTTCCATTTCGTGGAGCGGGGCTGCAGGTGATCTGAACAGAGAAAATCGGTATTTCATCGCCAGTGTTACGAAGCTCTGCATCACTACCATGATATTGATGCTCAGGAATGAGGGGCAACTGAAACTGGATGATAAAATCACTCAATACTTCCCGGAAGGCTATCTGGACGGGCTGCACGTATTGAAAGGTACAGACTATACAGATCAGATTACCATCACGCACCTGTTGTCAAACACCTCCGGCATTCCGGATTACTTTTCAGGCAAACAAGGTTCGGGAAAAAAAGCGGCTGATGATCTCTTCGGCGGAAAGGATGAGCCGTGGCCGCTGGAAAAAACCCTGGAGCATGTGAAAAATATGACCCCAAATTTCAGGCCGGGACAAAAAGGCAAAGCGCGCTATTCCGATACAAACTTTCAGCTTCTGGGCCGGATTATCGAAAAAGTCACAGGCAATGATCTGGCAGATGTATTCAAAAAGAGAATTTTTGACGAGCTCGATCTGACCAACACCTACGCCTACCGGGATGTAAACGACGACTCCCCGGCTCAAATGTACTACAAGAACAGAAAGCTCCATCTGCCCAACTTCATCGCCTCTGTTACCGCTGAAGGCGGAGTGGTCTCGACCGCTTCGGAGCTGATGGTATTTCTAAAGGCTTTCTTCAACGGGCGATTTTTCCCAAAAGAAGATCTGGAGGAGTTAAAAGAATGGAACCTGATCTGGTTTCCGGGTCAGTTTTATTTCGGAATCGGCCTGGAAAAACTCTGGACCCCCCGGTTTATTTCACCTCTCAAACCGATCCGGGAGATCATCGGCTGCTGGGGTCAATCAGGTGCGTTTGCGTTTCATCACCCCGATACGGATTTATACTTTACAGGGACAGTCAACCAGTTAAGCGGATTTGGGCATAGTGCTGCTTATAAGGCGATGATCAGCATAATTAAATCTGCTAATTCAGGTAAACTTTATACAAAGTCATCATGA
- a CDS encoding SDR family NAD(P)-dependent oxidoreductase: protein MNQKTVIITGANSGIGKAAARKFAGEGHTVIMACRNLEKSRPVRDQIATKTGNGRVLLEQVDMSSFESIRDFCSTYQEKHQKLDILIHNAAYFNHGSPYKQSPDGIEITFATNVAGPFLMTMLLRDLLAASDDARILHAGSNIIKHFLNPKKEIDFDHLQKEPENPRNHSVYINYRNSKMALLMLSFRMAKEFAGDGIKTYSLQINGATMSKEALMKVKPHWRIIARIQNLFFRPPEFTANLYYEICISEKFREMSGVHFNHKLDVMQPAKTDAGIITDIKQGAGADVYPAYAMNEEASEKVWNVCNELTQEHSKLII, encoded by the coding sequence ATGAATCAAAAAACCGTCATCATCACAGGAGCCAATTCGGGAATCGGAAAAGCCGCCGCCAGGAAATTTGCCGGGGAAGGACATACGGTAATCATGGCCTGCCGCAACCTGGAAAAGAGCCGTCCTGTTCGGGATCAAATAGCCACGAAAACCGGTAATGGTCGAGTCCTCCTGGAGCAGGTTGATATGAGCTCTTTCGAATCGATCCGGGATTTTTGCAGTACCTACCAGGAAAAACATCAGAAACTCGACATCCTGATCCACAACGCTGCCTACTTCAATCACGGTTCGCCATACAAACAGAGTCCCGACGGCATAGAAATCACCTTTGCCACCAATGTAGCCGGACCTTTTCTGATGACCATGCTGCTGCGGGATCTGCTGGCTGCATCGGATGATGCCAGGATCCTTCACGCAGGCAGCAACATTATCAAGCACTTTCTGAATCCGAAGAAAGAGATAGATTTTGATCATCTTCAGAAAGAACCGGAGAACCCGCGCAATCACAGCGTATACATCAACTACCGCAATTCGAAGATGGCACTGCTGATGCTGTCGTTCAGGATGGCAAAGGAGTTTGCCGGTGATGGGATCAAGACGTATTCCCTTCAGATAAACGGTGCCACCATGTCGAAAGAAGCCCTGATGAAAGTGAAGCCACACTGGCGCATCATTGCAAGAATTCAGAATCTCTTCTTTCGTCCGCCGGAGTTTACTGCTAACCTCTATTATGAAATTTGCATCTCTGAGAAGTTCAGGGAAATGTCCGGTGTTCACTTCAATCATAAACTGGACGTGATGCAGCCGGCAAAAACAGATGCAGGAATTATTACGGATATTAAGCAGGGAGCGGGAGCAGATGTGTATCCTGCCTATGCAATGAATGAGGAAGCATCGGAGAAAGTTTGGAATGTTTGCAATGAGCTTACACAGGAGCACTCAAAACTGATTATCTGA
- a CDS encoding type II CAAX endopeptidase family protein has translation MNKPDKPLIYFFLIAFALAWTVMALPIAQNFGLLPDQLPFEILLILGSWMPNIAAFIVIGFIIKRKGGIKALLKGWMKWKMHPGWYLLALSPVLFGFVTIFIFQWIYGYSPSTELFADPVAFIGLLVLITITGAMGEELGWRGFALPGLQLRMNALSASILLGIIWALWHLPLWFAGLGFETIPFWAYMLIGVSFSILVTAACNSSGGSLLIATLFHLFLNVSVNMIENEAFSILATVFVIAAIIITAVFGPRKLSRVTKLPIDKEERAWIQSV, from the coding sequence ATGAACAAACCTGATAAACCTCTGATCTATTTCTTCCTCATCGCGTTTGCACTTGCATGGACGGTAATGGCCCTGCCGATTGCCCAAAATTTTGGACTCCTTCCGGATCAGCTGCCGTTTGAAATCCTTCTCATTTTGGGATCATGGATGCCCAATATTGCGGCTTTTATTGTGATCGGTTTTATCATCAAACGAAAAGGCGGGATTAAAGCCCTTCTGAAAGGCTGGATGAAGTGGAAAATGCATCCCGGATGGTACCTGCTGGCATTATCACCGGTCCTTTTTGGGTTTGTTACCATATTTATTTTTCAATGGATCTACGGATACTCTCCTTCCACAGAACTTTTTGCAGACCCCGTCGCCTTCATTGGCCTGCTGGTGCTGATTACTATTACCGGGGCGATGGGTGAAGAGCTCGGCTGGAGGGGATTTGCTCTGCCCGGGCTTCAGCTTCGGATGAATGCTCTAAGTGCAAGTATCCTGCTGGGCATAATCTGGGCACTCTGGCATCTGCCGCTTTGGTTTGCCGGTTTGGGTTTTGAAACCATACCCTTTTGGGCCTATATGCTAATCGGGGTTTCGTTTTCTATTTTGGTAACGGCCGCCTGCAACAGTTCCGGCGGAAGCCTGCTCATAGCCACCCTTTTTCATCTCTTTCTGAACGTTTCGGTAAACATGATTGAGAACGAAGCATTTTCGATTCTTGCCACAGTTTTTGTGATTGCAGCCATCATCATTACTGCTGTGTTCGGGCCGAGGAAGCTGAGCAGAGTTACAAAATTACCGATAGATAAAGAAGAGAGAGCCTGGATCCAATCAGTATAA